One segment of Triticum aestivum cultivar Chinese Spring chromosome 2A, IWGSC CS RefSeq v2.1, whole genome shotgun sequence DNA contains the following:
- the LOC123184419 gene encoding probable LRR receptor-like serine/threonine-protein kinase At1g74360 encodes MLEGCARLEYVDLSSNNFDGELLPDVARFRKFSIAENNITGSVPWSMFPNGCKLRSLDLSANQLVGSFPDSIAKCTNLTYLSLWGNNFAGMVPAGIGKLASLEALVLGKNRFDRQIPHELTNCVRLQFLDISRNMFGGNVQEIFGNFMSLKYLVLHHNNYTGGIVASGVLRLPLLARLDLSFNEFTSDLPQEVANMKSLKYLTLADNNFSGRIPPEYGRLAELQALDLSNNTLSGGIPASIGNLTSLLWLILAGNQLFGEIPPEIGYCTSLLWLNLADNQLTGNIPPEMAEMGRNPGPTFAKNRNDTSVFIGSNECQAMRRWIPASYRPFSFVNSVLTDPRTKKNSVMTGGNCRNIWDRILKGYIIVPMCTNSLSVGSLPGYVQLSRNMLSGEIPPRIGTMRNIGLLFLDGNCFTGQLPRDIGRLPLVELNISRNNMSGPIPSEIGEYLCLERMDLSFNNLSDELPTSLFKLTELVMFNVSYNPLLSGNISTTGQFGTFDEQSFLGDPLISLDQGGPAGKQQPGEEGPYVTAVERSSVPTTILISYFFFLVVGFIYGTVSGG; translated from the coding sequence ATGTTAGAGGGTTGCGCCAGGCTGGAGTATGTCGACCTCAGCTCGAACAACTTCGACGGCGAGCTCTTGCCCGACGTCGCAAGATTCAGGAAATTCAGCATCGCTGAGAACAACATCACCGGGAGCGTTCCATGGAGCATGTTTCCTAATGGATGCAAGCTCCGGTCCTTAGACCTCTCTGCCAACCAGCTGGTGGGGAGCTTCCCGGATTCCATTGCGAAATGCACGAATTTGACGTACTTGTCGCTGTGGGGGAATAATTTCGCTGGAATGGTACCTGCCGGAATTGGGAAGCTCGCGTCCCTTGAGGCGTTGGTTCTTGGGAAGAACAGGTTCGACAGGCAGATACCGCATGAGCTAACAAACTGCGTGCGCCTTCAGTTCTTGGACATCAGTAGAAATATGTTTGGTGGCAACGTGCAGGAGATTTTTGGCAACTTTATGAGCTTGAAGTATCTTGTGCTTCACCACAACAACTACACTGGCGGCATCGTGGCCTCCGGCGTGCTCCGACTACCACTGCTTGCTAGGCTCGACCTTAGCTTCAATGAGTTCACCAGCGATCTCCCACAAGAGGTGGCCAACATGAAGAGCCTCAAATACCTGACGCTCGCTGATAACAACTTCTCTGGTAGGATACCTCCGGAATACGGCCGGCTAGCGGAGCTCCAGGCGCTGGACCTGTCTAATAACACCCTCTCAGGAGGAATCCCCGCGAGCATTGGGAATCTCACGTCACTCCTTTGGTTGATACTAGCGGGGAACCAACTCTTTGGTGAGATACCGCCTGAGATCGGCTACTGCACCAGCTTGCTCTGGCTGAACCTGGCGGACAACCAGTTGACCGGCAATATACCGCCTGAGATGGCAGAGATGGGGAGGAATCCGGGTCCAACCTTCGCCAAGAACCGGAATGATACAAGCGTGTTCATTGGCTCCAATGAGTGTCAAGCCATGAGGCGGTGGATCCCGGCGAGCTATCGTCCATTCAGCTTCGTCAACTCCGTCTTGACTGATCCCAGAACTAAGAAGAACTCGGTCATGACCGGGGGAAACTGCCGCAACATATGGGACCGCATCCTCAAGGGCTACATTATCGTCCCAATGTGCACCAACTCGTTGTCGGTCGGGTCGCTCCCCGGGTACGTGCAGCTGTCAAGGAACATGCTTTCTGGTGAGATACCGCCGCGGATTGGTACAATGCGGAACATTGGTTTGCTCTTCCTCGATGGTAACTGTTTCACGGGGCAATTGCCGCGGGATATCGGCCGGCTTCCACTCGTAGAGCTGAACATCTCAAGGAACAACATGTCGGGGCCGATCCCGTCCGAGATTGGCGAGTATCTGTGTCTGGAGAGGATGGATTTGTCCTTCAACAACCTCTCTGACGAGCTCCCGACGAGCCTGTTCAAGCTCACGGAGTTGGTTATGTTCAATGTTTCATACAACCCGCTCCTCTCTGGTAATATCTCCACCACTGGCCAATTTGGCACATTCGACGAGCAGTCCTTCCTCGGCGATCCGCTCATCTCATTGGATCAGGGTGGACCTGCTGgaaagcaacaaccaggagaggaAGGTCCCTATGTTACCGCTGTTGAGAGGAGCAGCGTGCCAACAACAATCCTAATTTCGTACTTCTTCTTCCTTGTAGTTGGCTTCATTTATGGCACTGTTAGTGGTGGGTGA
- the LOC123184422 gene encoding uncharacterized protein has product MDGTTATGLRFTTERPMPSDGIGSLMSNTVQRMSSFPRSFASHLRPGYRPTPTSSSDGNGMISLPLLQTIKILCDLANFFMILILMVQICESQALWCRMEGLGIHDQCYLHFMLEMTLEEQRKAILELKTEKRKLLPLHFLHI; this is encoded by the exons ATGGACGGCACTACTGCAACAGGGCTACGTTTCACAACTGAGCGGCCAATGCCATCTGACGGAATAG GTTCGCTGATGTCTAACACTGTACAAAGGATGTCAAGTTTTCCAAGATCATTTGCAAG TCATTTGAGGCCAGGATATAGACCTACTCCAACTTCTTCTTCTGATGGAAATGGTATGATCAGTTTGCCTCTGCTTCAAACAATCAAAATACTATGTGATTTGGCAAATTTCTTCATGATCTTAATCTTGATGGTCCAAATTTGTGAATCACAGGCTCTCTGGTGTCGGATGGAGGGTCTAGGTATTCATGATCAGTGCTACCTTCATTTTATGTTG GAGATGACCTTGGAGGAGCAGCGGAAAGCAATACTCGAGCTAAAGACCGAGAAGAGAAAACTATTGCCTCTGCATTTCTTGCACATCTAG
- the LOC123184423 gene encoding G-type lectin S-receptor-like serine/threonine-protein kinase LECRK2: MAPHLPWLLLQFLLLLLGVSSAAQAQVNITLGSSLKPQGPNSSWLSPSGDFAFGFRPLEVNPSSYLLAVWFDKIPEKTVAWYAKSSSDGQESPVQVPSSSVLQLTTDGLLSLRNPSGDEVWSPRAPGVAYAKMLDTGDFMLVGADGTAKWETFGVPADTILPIQVLRVGPEDKLLRSRLINTDYSNGRFLLAVQTDGNLVLYSMAEHSTLDYGPYWATMTVRNGSRLVFNETGRIYFTLKNVTQINVTSAGGNSMGDFFNRATLDPDGVFRQYVYPKSRKARSLWSLQWKAVSSIPEDICETVMVNAGSGACGFNSYCTFDGTKNQTSCLCPEHYKFFDEEREYKGCRPDFVPQSCDLDEIAAMAQFEMTTIDRVDWPNCDYEQYRPIDETECRRLCVIDCFCAAAVFDPNTKTCWKKKLPLSNGNMAQTVQRTVLIKVPRSNNSESQLSSGSSKWKKDKKYWILGSSLFFGSSVLLNLLLISILLFGTYWGISITSKKKLRSPQSSGSSILPPKLFTYSELEKATSGFHEVLGSGASGTVYKGKLQDEHATNIAVKKIEKLQQETEKEFMVEVQTIGQTFHKNLVRLLGMCNEGTHRLLVYEFMTKGSLNDFLFGDARPDWNLRVQVALGVARGLLYLHEECSTQIIHCDIKPQNILLDDNFMAKIADFGLAKLLRANQTQTNTGIRGTRGYVAPEWFKNIAITSKVDVYSFGVILLELVCCRRNVEVEIADEDLAILTYWANDCYRCGRINLLVEGDDEAIFNIKKAERFVAVALWCLQEEPTMRPTMLKVTQMLDGAVQIPIPPDPSSFISSLP, from the coding sequence ATGGCACCTCACCTCCCATGGCTCTTGCTCCAGTTCTTGCTACTACTTCTGGGGGTATCATCTGCTGCTCAAGCACAAGTGAACATCACCTTGGGCTCCTCCTTGAAGCCCCAGGGGCCAAACAGCTCATGGCTCTCGCCCTCCGGCGACTTCGCGTTCGGTTTCCGGCCACTGGAAGTTAACCCCTCCTCATACCTCCTCGCCGTCTGGTTCGACAAGATCCCTGAGAAGACAGTCGCTTGGTATGCCAAGAGCAGCTCCGACGGTCAAGAGTCACCGGTGCAAGTGCCATCCAGCTCCGTGCTGCAACTCACCACTGACGGGTTGCTCTCGCTTCGCAACCCATCCGGCGATGAAGTCTGGAGTCCTCGGGCCCCTGGTGTGGCCTACGCCAAAATGCTCGACACGGGTGACTTCATGCTTGTCGGCGCAGATGGCACGGCAAAGTGGGAGACCTTTGGTGTCCCGGCTGATACCATCCTGCCCATACAAGTGCTCCGTGTGGGTCCAGAGGACAAGCTACTCAGAAGCCGTCTCATCAACACAGACTACTCCAACGGCCGGTTTCTCCTAGCTGTGCAAACTGATGGTAATCTTGTGCTGTATTCAATGGCTGAGCATTCCACACTTGACTACGGTCCATACTGGGCAACTATGACAGTTAGGAACGGCTCACGGTTGGTGTTCAATGAAACAGGCAGGATATACTTCACCTTGAAAAATGTGACACAGATCAATGTTACTTCAGCAGGGGGCAACTCAATGGGTGATTTCTTCAATCGTGCCACGCTTGATCCAGATGGTGTGTTTCGGCAGTATGTGTACCCAAAGAGCAGAAAGGCCAGAAGTCTATGGAGCTTGCAATGGAAGGCGGTGAGCTCAATCCCTGAGGACATCTGCGAAACAGTAATGGTAAATGCAGGCAGTGGTGCATGCGGCTTCAACAGCTACTGCACCTTTGATGGCACCAAGAATCAGACAAGCTGCCTATGCCCTGAACATTACAAGTTCTTCGATGAGGAGAGGGAGTACAAAGGGTGCAGGCCTGACTTTGTGCCACAAAGTTGTGACCTTGATGAGATAGCAGCAATGGCGCAGTTTGAGATGACTACGATCGATCGTGTTGATTGGCCTAACTGTGACTATGAGCAATACCGCCCCATAGACGAGACAGAGTGCCGGAGGCTGTGTGTGATTGATTGCTTCTGTGCCGCAGCGGTCTTTGATCCAAACACAAAAACCTGCTGGAAGAAAAAGCTCCCTTTATCAAATGGAAATATGGCACAAACTGTCCAGAGGACGGTTCTGATCAAGGTGCCTAGGAGCAACAATTCAGAGTCCCAGCTCAGCAGTGGCTCTAGCAAATGGAAGAAGGACAAGAAGTATTGGATTCTTGGGAGTTCCTTGTTTTTTGGGAGTTCGGTATTGCTAAACCTTCTCCTTATCTCTATTCTGCTCTTTGGCACTTACTGGGGTATTTCCATCACCTCAAAAAAGAAACTCCGGTCACCGCAATCGTCAGGTAGTTCTATATTGCCCCCAAAACTTTTCACTTACAGTGAACTGGAGAAGGCAACCAGTGGTTTCCATGAGGTGCTAGGCAGCGGTGCCTCTGGTACTGTGTACAAAGGAAAGCTGCAAGATGAGCATGCGACCAACATTGCAGTCAAGAAAATTGAAAAACTCCAGCAAGAGACTGAGAAGGAATTCATGGTGGAAGTGCAAACCATCGGGCAGACGTTTCACAAGAACTTGGTCAGGCTGCTTGGCATGTGCAACGAGGGAACTCACCGACTGCTAGTTTATGAGTTCATGACCAAGGGCTCGCTCAATGATTTCCTCTTCGGTGATGCTCGGCCAGATTGGAACCTCCGTGTGCAAGTCGCACTTGGAGTGGCACGAGGGCTTCTCTACTTGCATGAAGAGTGCAGCACGCAGATTATCCACTGCGACATAAAACCACAGAACATCCTTCTCGATGACAACTTCATGGCAAAGATAGCAGACTTTGGCCTGGCAAAGCTTCTTCGAGCCAATCAGACACAAACAAACACCGGCATCCGGGGCACTCGAGGTTACGTTGCCCCAGAGTGGTTCAAGAACATAGCGATCACTTCCAAAGTCGATGTTTACAGCTTTGGTGTGATCCTGCTGGAGCTTGTGTGCTGCAGGAGGAATGTGGAGGTAGAGATCGCCGACGAAGATCTGGCGATACTAACTTACTGGGCAAACGACTGTTACAGGTGTGGGAGGATCAACTTGCTTGTGGAGGGTGACGATGAAGCAATCTTCAACATAAAAAAGGCAGAGCGCTTCGTGGCTGTAGCACTTTGGTGCCTTCAGGAGGAGCCAACGATGCGGCCAACCATGCTTAAAGTGACACAAATGCTTGATGGAGCAGTCCAAATCCCCATACCTCCGGATCCCTCTTCCTTCATCAGTTCACTTCCGTAG